In Bradyrhizobium sp. WBOS07, the genomic window CGATCCGCAACGCCGTCGACCGCATCCGGCTGCGCCAGGCCGATCGCCTGGTGTCCGATCTCGACCGCATGCTCGATGTCGCTGATCTCGAAACCATCGATCCCCTGGATGTCCTGGCGAGCCGCGTCTTCAGCGGCGGCACTGAAGCGCGGAGTGCAAAGCCATGACGGCAGAGATCGTCATCGCTCCTTCAATCCTGGCTGCGGATTTCGCGTGTCTCGGCGAGGAGGTCGCGGCAATCGACACGGCCGGGGCCGACTGGATCCATTGCGACGTCATGGATGGACACTTCGTGCCGAACATCAGCTTTGGCGCCGATGTCATCAAGGCGATCCGGCCGGCGACGAAAAAGATCTTCGACGTGCATCTCATGATCGCGCCTGTCGATCCATATCTCGAAGCGTTCGCCAAGGCCGGAGCGGATGTCATCACGGTGCACGCCGAGGCCGGCCCGCATCTCGATCGCTCACTCCAGGCGATCCGTGCGCTTGGCAAGAAGGCCGGCGTCAGCCTGTGTCCCGCGACGCCCGAGAGCGCCATCGCCTACGTGCTCGATCGGGTCGATCTCGTGCTGGTGATGACGGTCAATCCGGGATTTGGCGGCCAGTCGTTCCTGCAATCCCAGCTCGGGAAGATCGAGCGGATCAAGGCCATGATCGGCGACCGGCCGATCCGGCTCGAGGTCGACGGCGGTATCACGCGCGACAATGCCGCTGCCGTGGCGGCGGCGGGCGCCGATACGCTGGTGGCGGGTTCCGCGGTGTTTCGCGGCAAGAGCGTTGCCGACTATGCCGCAAATATCCAAGCCATTCGCATCGCCGCCGAGACGGGAAGGGTTCCGAAACTGCGGGATCATGCCGTGCAGCCGACGCGTCTCGGCGAAAGCGTGCGCCCCCGGTAGATTACGGGCCACCTCACCATTGCGTCGAGGCGTCGACGGCTCGGTCTCGGAACTTCCCGGAGTCTTACGGAGAATTTGGCACGAGTCTGCAACACTTTCATGCCGGAGTAACCACCGGTGTCGAAGTCCGCATGCGATTAACGGCGGCACAATGCGCCGCCTCACAATCTGTGGTTCAAGGACTGCAG contains:
- the rpe gene encoding ribulose-phosphate 3-epimerase, producing the protein MTAEIVIAPSILAADFACLGEEVAAIDTAGADWIHCDVMDGHFVPNISFGADVIKAIRPATKKIFDVHLMIAPVDPYLEAFAKAGADVITVHAEAGPHLDRSLQAIRALGKKAGVSLCPATPESAIAYVLDRVDLVLVMTVNPGFGGQSFLQSQLGKIERIKAMIGDRPIRLEVDGGITRDNAAAVAAAGADTLVAGSAVFRGKSVADYAANIQAIRIAAETGRVPKLRDHAVQPTRLGESVRPR